Within Trichoderma atroviride chromosome 2, complete sequence, the genomic segment AGCAAAGTAAGATTCTTAAATcaaatcatcatcgtcgctaaAGTAAACATCTGTCGTAAACTTGGACCGTCaagtaataaaaaatgagtaagaggaaaagagacaTGAGCTCGAAAAGACCGCCTTAAGAAGTCCGTTGATACTGATTCATAAATTGAATGGCTTGCTCCATGGGATATCCGATAAAAACAGGGCCGGTGAAGACCATCTGAGGGCCATTCGGGGCTTTCGATATATCCGGGCTGATAAAGGTAGGTTGTGGTATAAAGGTAGGGTTCCCCTGAGAGGCATGATGCTCCTGAGGCTCCTTTGTAGGCGTCAAAGGCGTTTGAAATTGTGTGTTGGAAACGGTATCCTTCTTAACCTGGGGGTCGGGTGAGGACGTGATATTCAGCCCAGCAAAAGCAGGCTGCTTCATTGCTGTGTGGTCAAAAGGGCATTTCCCTGCTGGTTTTGCTGGTGCTTCAGTGTTCCGTACAGGACTCGGCATCCGCACAGGGGCAGGAGGCGGCGACATGGGCTCGTTCCTGGGCTGTTTGTATGTCGGTACAGAGATACCCCAGGGCCGGCTTGGTGATTCTCCTACTCGGACCTCCTTCAATGGCCGGTCGAAATGACTTTGTCGGCCCTCGTCGATATCGACTGGTGGCTCGGCGGGGACCTCTGGGTCTGTGCTGGCGCTAACAGTAACAGCATGTGCCCAGCTCTCCACTCGGTCGTTTGAATTTTTCGAAGTATTGCTGTGCCGGCGTGTGCGCTCCTCGTCTCCGGGCAGCATTGGCTTGTGGAGATGGCTTAGGTCTTCAATCATGCTCACAATATTTCCATACTTTGCATCCAATTTCCTAACCTGCTGCTCGTTGCCCTGGTATCTCCGCACACAGACTTCATGGCTTCGAGGAATCTCATTTTTGTGCACTTCAACGTATTGAGCAATCTCCTGTGGAGTCTCTAGAAATCGGATAGGGCATTTGCTGGGCTGTGTTTCGTTTACGGCGTCTTGCTGAAACGTCTCTTCTTCGCACATGGCAACACAAACAGGGTCTTCAGATTGATTTGGAGTCAAGTCCGGGCCGGATTCAGGCTTCGGTTCTTTGTTCCcattagcagcagcttccttAGCAAAGGGGCACTGCAATTTGCCTTTCTTATCTTCAACTGTAAAGTCTTGTTCCAAAGCAGTTGTCGACACGGAGGTTTCTACATGGGAGGTTTGAGACACCGTATCTCTGGATGATGCTGTGGTCTTACTGGCTTCACCTAGCGAGGCAACCAGTTTGTTCGCAGCGCGTCGTCCGTCACGAATGATGAGGGCAACCTGAGCCTGGGACTGCGGCGTTCGATGCTTGGGGAGAGGCACAGGTAGAGTATCATCGACGGTTGTCTGCGCTGGAAGCTGCAACTTCGCTATActttcttctatttctgGTGCAGCTGGCGCATATTTATCGGCCAAATACTGGAACTGTTGAGGCAGAGTCGCGTTAGCCACAGAGAGTACACCAAGACAATTTTGACTCAGAATATGTCTTGAGCCCTTGGCCAAGACAgtgaagaaaataaaatggGAGGACAGTGCAGATCAGTGATAAAAAGGTTGTCAATctcagcagcaatggctgcTCTTGATCTAGAGCTAAGATATCTCATCATGTTGCGTGTCCCGAAAGACAGGTTCCGGCCAATTTGATTATGTGCGCGGCAAATGCAAGGGGTGTACAATTGTACAAGGAAAAGCGAAGTGCtaacggaaaaaaaaaatgcaaggaagaagaggctcttCTCGAAGCTTACCTGTTCATGCGCAAAACGCAGCTTATGCTCCAGTATCGTCTTGCGATCCGACAAAATCTGCACCTCGTCCGCAAGCGCGTTGAAAGCGTCCGCCACGGTCTGGGTAAGATGTAAATATGCCATTCCGGATGGCTCAAGCTGTCAAGACTGGGCCACGAccagggaaagaaaaggcagaagTCGGGAAATcgggaagaagggagaaaagagTCGTGCGGTGGAGGGAGTTTTAAATGGCAGAAGTGGGGCGCGGGCGGGCCGATTCCGGGTTTGCGAGAAGTGCGAGGTTCATCAAGATTCGTCAGCGGAGATCGGCCTAAGTTGCAGGTATCTTGTACTCTACTGCCTTGAAAACAGCTAGCAGCTGTCGTTGTATGGGCTGTTTGATGAAATGATGCACATAGCCTGAAGACGCTTTGGTGAATCCAGCATTACGTCACCGAGATTTATAGCTGCAAGCTGGAGGTAGCGGTTATAGCCAGTAGCACCAGCAGAATACGGCAGAGTGCCATGCATGGGTTTCTGGCCTTGCTCGGTACAGAATAGCAGGGCCTAATAGGTTGGTATAGGCAGGTGGGCGATCAAGGTCGGTCCAGAGTGCTACGATCCGAGGCCCTCACGCTGTAATCATCCGATTCTAGCATGCATCCAGCACCTTGTCTGAGACGGGAGGGCCCCATCTATGGCCAGGCTAGGCCCCATGGAATATTGACTCCAGTCCAAGTACCTAGATAGCTAGATAGATAGATAGCTAGGTATACCTCCTAGTAGTTGTATCAATATCCAGATTGGGCGTCAGACGGAGTAAGTAGGGAAGTCAATGGCTCAGTTCCTTTACATAGCTCCATCTAGGCGGGATGCCAATGGCATAGCATCAATGCCTAACCCTCATGTCCCAGCTTACACTGTTACCAAAGAGCCAAGCTGGTTAATATATCTTGGCAAGCTACATATCTTAATTCCAAAATTGTGTAATAGAGTAGAAAAACGGGCACAACGCTCTTCAAAAGTGTTCCAACGCTGCAAGTGGGTTTGATTGTCTTCCGCTTGCTTTTGGCGGGGTGATAAGCATGGCTTCAAAGCCCCTCCACCTCACCTCGGCCATTGACACATCGAAGCACCGAGCTGAAGCTCCCATATTGCACAGCGGTGTTTTCAAATCTCCACCGTTCTTATACTTGATAAGACACggagaaaacaaaataaaaaaaaaagattcctCAACGGTGGTATCAGCACATAAAAACCGCCCGTCGCCATGGTCCTCCAGCGATTCGCCATCCCCGCGGCCAAGCTGCTTCGCAGTAGGAGCCACATCGTCCCCGGCCAGCTCCTCGTCACCGAGCACTTCTTTCAGGTCCCTCTGGACTACGCCAACCCGTCTTCTGGCGCCATCACCCTCTTCGGCCGCAGCGCAACCAAGCATGAGACTCCCATCGTCCCTCCAGACGAGCCTCCCGCTCCCAAGCCGTGGCTCGTCTTCCTCGAGGGCGGCCCCGGCTTTGGGAACCGAGAGCCTCAGGACCACCCGCTGACCCGGACGGCGGTGTCTCACGGCTACCAGGTGCTCTATCTCGACCATCGCGGCGTTGGCCTGAGCACCCCCGTCTCCAAGGAAATGCTGGCTCGCCTCCCGGGCAGTGACGGACCCGGCGCCGTCGACGTCCAGGCCAACTATCTGAAGCTCATGCGCCAGGACAACACGGTGCGGGATTGCGAATCGGTCCGCAAGCTCCTTACCGACGGCCTGCCTGAGCACAAGGCCCGCTGGTCCATCTTTGGACAGTCCTACGGCGgcttcgtctccatctcctaCCTGTCCCTCCATCCTGAAGGCCTGCGCGAGGTCTTTCTTACCGGAGGCTTGGCCCCCGTTGGCAAAACCGCCGACCAGGTCTACGAGGCTACTTTCCGGAAAACCATTGAGCGTAATGCGCTGTACTACAAGAAGTTCCCAGAGGACGTTGAGGCGTTGCGCCAGATAGCTACGTATATCGAAACCGAGGGCGGCCGTCAAGGTGTTCCCCTGCCTGGGGGTGGCTTCTTGACTGTGCCTCGTCTACTGACCATTGGCATTGCCCTTGGCTTTCACGGTGGCTTTGATCAGATTCACTCCATATTGCTCCACCTAAAGACTTCTCTCGACCAGCTCGGCTTCCTCACACGGGCCTCTCTTACTCCCCTC encodes:
- a CDS encoding uncharacterized protein (EggNog:ENOG41), with translation MAYLHLTQTVADAFNALADEVQILSDRKTILEHKLRFAHEQFQYLADKYAPAAPEIEESIAKLQLPAQTTVDDTLPVPLPKHRTPQSQAQVALIIRDGRRAANKLVASLGEASKTTASSRDTVSQTSHVETSVSTTALEQDFTVEDKKGKLQCPFAKEAAANGNKEPKPESGPDLTPNQSEDPVCVAMCEEETFQQDAVNETQPSKCPIRFLETPQEIAQYVEVHKNEIPRSHEVCVRRYQGNEQQVRKLDAKYGNIVSMIEDLSHLHKPMLPGDEERTRRHSNTSKNSNDRVESWAHAVTVSASTDPEVPAEPPVDIDEGRQSHFDRPLKEVRVGESPSRPWGISVPTYKQPRNEPMSPPPAPVRMPSPVRNTEAPAKPAGKCPFDHTAMKQPAFAGLNITSSPDPQVKKDTVSNTQFQTPLTPTKEPQEHHASQGNPTFIPQPTFISPDISKAPNGPQMVFTGPVFIGYPMEQAIQFMNQYQRTS
- a CDS encoding uncharacterized protein (EggNog:ENOG41~MEROPS:MER0001367), encoding MVLQRFAIPAAKLLRSRSHIVPGQLLVTEHFFQVPLDYANPSSGAITLFGRSATKHETPIVPPDEPPAPKPWLVFLEGGPGFGNREPQDHPLTRTAVSHGYQVLYLDHRGVGLSTPVSKEMLARLPGSDGPGAVDVQANYLKLMRQDNTVRDCESVRKLLTDGLPEHKARWSIFGQSYGGFVSISYLSLHPEGLREVFLTGGLAPVGKTADQVYEATFRKTIERNALYYKKFPEDVEALRQIATYIETEGGRQGVPLPGGGFLTVPRLLTIGIALGFHGGFDQIHSILLHLKTSLDQLGFLTRASLTPLESFTSFDTNIIYAVLQEALYCDGPGNASNWSAQRVGQSLAQFPWLSKDNDSITSSVAPDQPILFSGEMVFPLHFETYPELIPLRAVAEKLASTNDWPALYDIDQLRKNKVPVYAASFIHDMYVDYGLAKDTADLIPGVKTFETNVMYHNALRAKAEEVIQHLFSLRDDVLD